One Triticum dicoccoides isolate Atlit2015 ecotype Zavitan chromosome 5B, WEW_v2.0, whole genome shotgun sequence genomic window carries:
- the LOC119312160 gene encoding anthocyanin 3'-O-beta-glucosyltransferase-like, which yields MAVHDEPLHILFFPFLASGHLIPIADMAALFAGRGVRCTILTTPVNAAIIRSAVKRANDAFAGTGCPAIDIAVVPFPDVGLPPGVENGTALSSQDDRDKFFHAATLLREPFDRFLADHRTDAVVSDSFFHWSVDAAAERGVPRIAFLGSSMFARSCSDSMLRHNPLENAPDDPDAFVALPGLPHRIELRRSQMMDPAKKPWQWQFFKGVNAADQRSFGEVFNSFHELEPDYVEHFNKTLSRRVWLVGPVALASKDMAVRGTDAPSPDADSCIRWLDAKPAGSVVYVSFGTLTKFAPAELHQLARALDLSGVNFVWVIGTAAGQDSAEWMPEGFADLIAHGDRGFLIRGWAPQMLILSHAALGGFVTHCGWNSVLEAVSAGVPMVTWPRYADQFNNEKLVVELLKVGVSIGAKDYASGIEAHEVIAGEVIAESIQRLMESDAIQKKAKDLGEKARRAVEKGGSSYDDVGRLMDVLTARRSSVEVGQDIQAS from the coding sequence ATGGCTGTCCACGACGAGCCGCTGCACATCCTCTTCTTCCCGTTCCTGGCCTCCGGCCACCTCATTCCGATCGCCGACATGGCCGCCCTCTTCGCCGGCCGCGGCGTCAGGTGCACCATCCTCACCACGCCCGTCAACGCCGCCATCATCCGCTCCGCCGTCAAGCGCGCCAACGACGCCTTCGCCGGCACCGGCTGTCCCGCCATCGACATCGCTGTCGTGCCTTTCCCCGACGTCGGGCTCCCGCCGGGGGTGGAGAACGGCACGGCCCTCTCGTCCCAGGACGACCGCGACAAGTTCTTCCACGCGGCGACTCTGCTCCGGGAGCCATTCGACCGGTTCCTGGCCGACCACCGCACTGACGCTGTCGTGTCCGACAGCTTCTTCCACTGGTCTGTCGACGCCGCCGCGGAGCGGGGCGTCCCGCGCATCGCGTTCCTCGGCAGCAGCATGTTCGCGCGCTCCTGCAGCGACAGCATGCTGCGCCACAACCCGCTGGAGAACGCCCCCGACGACCCCGACGCCTTCGTCGCCCTGCCGGGGCTGCCGCACCGCATCGAGCTGAGGCGAAGCCAGATGATGGACCCGGCTAAGAAGCCATGGCAGTGGCAGTTCTTCAAGGGCGTGAACGCCGCCGACCAGAGGAGCTTCGGCGAGGTGTTCAACAGCTTCCACGAGCTGGAGCCGGATTACGTCGAGCACTTCAACAAGACGCTCTCCCGGCGTGTGTGGCTCGTCGGGCCAGTAGCGCTCGCCAGCAAGGACATGGCTGTGAGAGGCACCGACGCGCCCTCGCCGGACGCGGACAGCTGCATCCGGTGGCTGGACGCGAAGCCAGCCGGCTCGGTGGTGTACGTCTCCTTCGGCACACTAACCAAGTTCGCACCGGCGGAGCTGCACCAGCTCGCCCGCGCCCTCGACCTCTCAGGCGTGAACTTCGTGTGGGTCATCGGCACCGCCGCAGGCCAAGACTCTGCTGAATGGATGCCCGAAGGCTTCGCGGACCTCATAGCGCACGGCGACCGCGGCTTCCTAATCCGAGGCTGGGCGCCGCAGATGCTGATCCTGAGCCACGCCGCCCTGGGCGGGTTCGTGACGCACTGCGGCTGGAACTCGGTGCTGGAGGCCGTGAGCGCCGGCGTGCCGATGGTGACGTGGCCGCGGTACGCGGACCAGTTCAACAACGAGAAGCTCGTGGTGGAGCTGCTCAAGGTGGGCGTCAGCATCGGGGCCAAGGACTACGCGTCGGGCATCGAGGCCCACGAGGTGATCGCCGGCGAGGTGATCGCCGAGTCCATCCAGAGGCTGATGGAGAGCGACGCCATCCAGAAGAAGGCCAAGGACCTAGGTGAGAAGGCAAGGCGCGCGGTGGAGAAGGGCGGATCTTCGTACGATGATGTTGGCCGGCTCATGGACGTGCTGACGGCCCGTCGGAGCTCCGTCGAGGTTGGCCAAGACATCCAGGCCAGCTGA
- the LOC119306403 gene encoding non-specific lipid-transfer protein-like protein At2g13820, with translation MTRDGAMGAVAAMVLVLAVAVAVLPAAVSGQAGVATSCTASLISTFTPCLNFVTGSTNGGGSPTLQCCRAVAGVVRTGADCACLILTGNVPFGLPINRTLAISLPRVCKSLSVPLVCRDTATQIPAPGPIAFAPALPPLPALPPESSVDETATSPAVEAPPVMQGQRPVVVPSSAWRGARAPSVLLLAVASILALVM, from the exons ATGACACGTGACGGTGCGATGGGCGCGGTGGCGGCGATGGTGCTGGTGCTGGCCGTGGCCGTGGCGGTGCTGCCGGCGGCGGTGTCGGGGCAGGCGGGGGTGGCGACGTCGTGCACGGCGTCGCTGATCAGCACGTTCACGCCGTGCCTCAACTTCGTGACGGGGAGCACCAACGGCGGGGGCTCGCCGACGCTGCAGTGCTGCAGGGCGGTGGCCGGGGTGGTCCGCACCGGCGCCGACTGCGCCTGCCTCATCCTCACCGGCAACGTGCCCTTCGGCCTCCCCATCAACCGCACCCTCGCCATCTCCCTCCCCAGGGTCTGCAAGTCGCTCTCCGTCCCGCTCGTCTGCAGAG ATACAGCGACGCAAATCCCAGCTCCAG GGCCAATTGCATTTGCTCCGGCACTGCCCCCTCTGC CAGCGTTGCCGCCGGAGTCATCGGTGGATGAGACGGCGACGTCGCCGGCGGTGGAAGCGCCGCCGGTCATGCAGGGGCAGAGGCCGGTGGTGGTGCCCAGCTCGGCGTGGAGGGGCGCCCGTGCTCCCTCCGTTCTGCTGCTTGCAGTCGCATCCATTTTGGCTCTGGTTATGTAG
- the LOC119306404 gene encoding non-specific lipid transfer protein GPI-anchored 2-like, with protein sequence MGAGHNGVSALGLVLAVAAALLVCQCAAQAQAPAQAPSGGSGGSGCMPELVSLSPCMGYMSGNATAPGEPCCAAVSGVLRSSPRCLCAVLGGTAATLGVALDGARALQMPAACRVQAPPASQCDSMGVPMSSPATPYDPDVTPAGSGSKATPTPQYSHGNVNRAGAGRRSLAFVVAVVAIALIRGP encoded by the exons ATGGGAGCGGGTCATAACGGCGTGTCGGCGCTCGGCCTTGTCCTGGCCGTGGCGGCCGCGCTGCTGGTGTGCCAGTGCGCGGCGCAGGCGCAGGCGCCGGCGCAGGCTCCATCTGGTGGCAGCGGGGGCTCTGGTTGCATGCCGGAGCTCGTCAGCCTGTCGCCGTGCATGGGCTACATGTCGGGCAACGCGACGGCGCCCGGGGAGCCGTGCTGCGCGGCGGTGTCCGGCGTGCTGCGGTCCAGCCCGCGGTGCCTCTGCGCGGTGCTCGGCGGCACGGCGGCCACGCTCGGCGTCGCCCTGGACGGCGCCCGCGCGCTGCAGATGCCCGCGGCGTGCAGGGTCCAGGCGCCGCCCGCCAGCCAGTGCGACT CCATGGGTGTTCCGATGTCTTCTCCGGCGACGCCCTACGATCCCGACGTTACCCCTGCAG GGTCTGGATCCAAGGCCACTCCGACGCCTCAGTACTCCCACGGGAACGTCAACAGAGCAGGAGCAGGAAGGAGAAGTCTGGCCTTCGTCGTCGCCGTCGTAGCAATAGCTCTGATTCGTGGACCCTGA